Part of the Terrisporobacter glycolicus ATCC 14880 = DSM 1288 genome is shown below.
ATTAAATAAGTCATAAATTTCCTTAGGTGACAATTCCTTACCCCTTTTATCTGACGATTGCTTAACTACTCTACCAAAGTATTTATGCATATTTTTAGGAATATTGAAACCAAATTCATTTTCCATAATGTAGATTGCCCCACCTTTCCCTGATTGAGAATTAATTCTTATAATTTCTGTGTATTCTCTTCCTAAATCATGAGGATCAATTGGCAAATAAGGCACTTTCCACTCATATTCTTTTCTTTCATCTCTTGCTTTCATGCCTTTTCTTATGGCATCTTGATGAGAACCAGAAAAAGCACAAAATACCAAGCCTCCAGCATAAGGATGACGAACATGAACATCAAGTTTTGTACATTTTTTATAAATATCTGTTATATCACTAATATTACTAAAATCAAGTTCAGGGTTTATACCATTAGAATACATATTCATTGCAGTTGTAATTATATCCAGGTTACCTGTTCTCTCCCCATTTCCAAATAATGTTCCTTCTATTCTGTCAGCTCCAGCTAAAAGCCCCAACTCACAAGCTGCCACAGAAGTTCCTCTATCATTATGTGGATGTAAACTTATGATTACACATTCTCTATTTTTCACAGTATTACTAAACCATTCAATTTGATCTGCATAAAGGTTCGGTGTTGTCATCTCCACAGTTGAAGGTAAATTTATAATCATTTTATTTTCTGGTGTTGGCTTCCAAACATCCATGACAGCTTCACAAATTTCTAATGCATAATCCATTTCTGTTCCTGTAAAGCTTTCTGGGGAATATTCATATTGAAAGTTAATTTCAGCATATTTTTTTGCTTCTCTATTAAAAATTTCAGCTCCTTCAACTGCAATATCTATAATTTCTTCTTTACTTTTATTAAACACCACATCTCTTTGAAGTATGGATGTAGAATTATATAAATGAACAATTGCTTTTTTACATCCTTTTAATGCTTCAAAAGTTTTTACTATTAGGTGTTCCCTTGACTGTGTTAATACTTGAACTGTTACATCATCTGGTATTAAATTTTCATCTATTAATTTTCTTAGAAAATCATATTCAGTTTGTGATGCTGATGGAAAACCTATTTCAACTTCCTTAAATCCAACTTCCAATAACATATTAAACATTTCTATTTTTTCATCTACACTCATGGGAATTGGTAAAGATTGATTACCATCTCTTAAATCTACACTACACCAAATTGGTGCACTAACTATTTCATTATCAGGCCACTCTCTATTTTTAAAGTTTTTTGGCTGAAAATTAGGTCTTTTATACTTTTTACAATCAAAGTTCATATCAAATCCCCCCCTTATTTTTAAATAAAACTTCACTACTTTTTAATTACTTTAAAATTTAATTCTTGTACATTGTATCCAAAATATAAATATACTTCTCATAAATTTTTAAATATTTCTAGAAATAAAAAACCTCGTCTCTAAATATTTAGAGACGAGGTTTAACTCTCGCGGTACCACTCTAGTTAACTTAAATAAGTTCACTTTACAATAATCCTAAAGATTATTCATCCTATAACGTAGATCTACGGTTTACTTTTCGTAAACAGCTCCTAGACAAGTTCATAACAATCCACTACCAAATTCCACCAACCTTTGGCTCTCTATAAGCTTCAGTATTCTTACTACTCCTATTCTTAGCTTTTTAATTATTTAACTTATTAGTAATAATATACTAGAGTCAAACTAACGTTAATATATTTTTTAGAATTTTCTAAATTTTTAATTTTATTAAGATTACAGCTTCAAAAAAATTTTCAATTATTGTATTTATTTATATTTAGGGGAATTAATATTCTTTCTGTTTAATAATATATATAAAGGGTTGTAGAATAGTAAATTATCATGGAAGGAGATTATGAAATGGATGACATATACAAAGATGCTCATAAAATGGCAAAATCTATTTATGAGGAGTACAAAGACGTAGATTACAAACTCCAATTTCAATTATGTTTGTCTTACCTTTCTGATAAAAAAATTAATGAGAGAATCCAAGAAATTTTAGCCGAAGTAAAAATAAACGAAGAAGAAGCAAGAATATTAGAAAAAGTTGAATTTTACTATAAAAATTTTTTCAAAAGTAACGAAAACCTTAAGTTTAGACTTTGGCAAAGACAAGATAAAAGAAGAGTCTATTTATCTGCATCATACATTATAGGTAAGCCATATGTAGACTTGATAAGCCACAAATTATTTGATAGAAAAGAAGTTAAGAAATTCTAATAAAAAGGTGATATCGTACTAAAAATAGTGCGATACACTTTTTTATTTTGAAATATACTAAATAATACAAAAAACTGCAATACAAACTTTTAATCACTTGTAATGCAGCTCTATTATTTCTTCTTAAGAACTTTACTTTCCAGACTCAATGAGAGCTTTCATAGTCTCTTTATTCATTGCCCCTGGAACATATTGAATTATATAACCATTTTTATCTATTATAAACGTAGATGGAAATGAACTTATTCCATATTGATATATTTGACTTCCACCTTCATCAAATAACGTAGGGAAAGTATGGCCTTCTTCATCTAAAAACTTTTCTATTTCCTCTTGGCTACCTTCACTACCAACATTCGGTGATGCTACACCAAGTATTACTACATCATCCTTATTTTTATTGTATTCTTTGTATAATTCTTCTATATATGGCATCTCTCCTCTACACGGAGGACACCATGTTGCCCAAAAGTTTAAGAATACAGTCTTACCTTTATAATCACTAAGTTTATGCTCTTTTCCATATTGATCATATAAAGTAAAATCTAAAGCTTCTACCTTTTTAGCATCTTCTTGCGCAGTTGTACTTTGACTACTTTCTGATTTATTTTGATTTTCCATTTTAGAAGTATTTAAGTTATTAGTAAATCCACCTGAAAACATTACTAATCCTGATATAATAAGTATTAACCCACCAAATTTTTTTATCGTGTCCATATGATTTTTTACTTTATCTATTTTATTTATAAGTTTATTGTAGAATAAAGACATTAAGATAAACGGTGAAATAAATCCTATAGTATATATTCCTATTAATAAGTAAGAGAATGAACTGCTATTTGAACTAGAAGACATAATCAGCACAGAGGCAAGTATCGGTCCTATACATGGAGTCCATCCAAAACTAAAAGTAAAGCCTAGTAAAAATGATGATATTGGATTCATTTTTTTAGCTTTCATTTGGAATCTTTTTTCTTTATTTAAAAAGTTCACTTTTATTATATTCATGTAGAATAGACCCATAAAAACTATAATAGCTCCACCTATCATTGTAATTAAATTTTTATTTGCACTAAAGAATGAACTAAGCACATTTACTGATGATCCTAATATAAAAAATGTTGTTGAAATTCCGAGTGTAAAGAACAGGGTATTTCTAAATAAGGAACTTGTAACAAAACTTCCTTTTTTCATATTTTCAATGCTGCTATTTGATAGCATACTTAAATATATTGGTAATATTGGTAATATACACGGTGATAAGAAGGATAATAATCCTTCTATAAACACCACTACTAAATTTAACTTCTCCATTAATAATCCCCCTAAATTTTGTTTTTTATATTTCTATCTATTCTTTGTTTCTTTCTTCTATCCTTTTCTTGTCTAAATATGAAATTGCACTTAATACAGCTGTTTGTCCTTGTCCTGCTGATTTTAAATATTGATATGGCTTACCCGCACAATCTCCTGCAGCATACAAACCGGCAATATTTGTTTTCATATCCTTATCACATTTTATGTGTGGTCCATCTACTTCCACTCCTGGAACCATATATTTAGGCGATACGCTATCTTTTATTACAAAAATACCATCTATGTCTAATTCTTGATTTCTAAGTACTAATTTATTTGCTAGTTTGTCACCTTTTATTTCAACAGGTCTATCTTCTATTATTTTTATACTTTCATTAAGATTATTTGTCATTTTGTATGTTGGTATATAATACACTTCACTTGCTATTTCGCTTAAAAAATTAGCATCTTCTTCTCCTTCATGATTGCTACCTATAATTGCAACCTTTTTATTTCTATAAAGCGCTGCATCACAAGTAGCACAGTATCCTACACCTTTACCTAAGTACTTTTCTTCACCTCTAATCATTTTTCCATATTCCACACCAGTAGCTAGTACAACAGTCGTTGCTTCATACATATCCTCTCCACTAACTAAAGTAAAATAATCCCCCATGCTGTAAATATTATTTATTCTTTTTTCTGTTATTTTTACACCCATACTTTTCACATGCGAAATAAATTTATCCTTTAGCTGAACACCCGTTATTTCTTCAAATCCTAAATAATTTTCTATTGAGGGTGCTTTTGTTATTTTTACACTCGCATTATCATTCCCAAATAATATTATATTTTTATTTCTAATTTTTGCATTTATTGATGCTGCTAATCCAGCTGGTCCACTTCCTACTATTGCTATATCGTATCTCATTTTTTTCCTCCTAATAATTTTGTTATTAATTCTGTTATTATAATATCCTTTTAGCTCCAACATAAACGCTCTTCCAGTAGCTATTGTTTATATCAACTTTTTTTACAACACTCTTAGAATTTGGGGCATGTATCATTTGACCATTTCCTACATAAATTCCTACATGTGTTACTTGTCCATCTGAAGCTGTACTTGAAAATATCAAATCTCCTGGCTGTAAATTGGATTTACTTACTGTCTTACCTATTTTGTACTGATCCCTAGATACTCTTGGAGTTTGTATTTTATGTTTTCCAAATATATAATGTACTAAACCTGAACAGTCAAAACTATTTGGACCTTCTGCTCCCCATACATAAGGCTTACCTAACTGTTCATGAGCCATTTTTACTATGGACTGTACTTTTTGAACATTAGTACTTGATTCAGGGTTTGAAGTAGATCCTGTATAAATAGATATATAATCTCCACTTGTCCATCCAATAATTCCATTCGATAGTTTTACTTTGTACCATCCATTACTTTTTTCTAATAAATTTACTATCTCGTTATTTCTTAATTTTGCAACTACTGCATAATCGGTAGAAGGACCTTTTCTTACATTAAGACTGCCATTTACTTTTATTTGTCCTTTTTTTCCTTCCATATTTATGCTATTGTCTGAACTTGCATTATTCTCATTTATATTTATATATTGTGAACTACCATAACCAGTTGTTCCATTAGATAACTTTACCTTATACCACCCATCTTTTTTGCCTAATATTTGTAACTTGTTACCTAATTTAACTTGAGTAATTATAGTATAACTAGTGCTTGGTCCATTTCTTATATTTAAAACACTAGTATTTACTATTCCTTCTTGATTATCAGCATATACGCTTGATATGGATATTACCGTCCCCATTATTGTTAATCCTGTCATTACTTTTGTGCCTCTTATCATCATCTCTCTCCTATGTTATATTATATATAAGATTATGAAATCTTATATATAATATAACAAAAGTGAAAAATACCATCAATTAGGCACTTTTTTGTAACCTTATCATACAAAATCAAAATTAATCTTTCTTTTTATTTATTCTTTTTTATTAATTTTATTCAATGATTTTGCAACTACTACTGTAGATGTCATACTTCCATTTACATTAAGCATTGTACGTCCCATATCTAATATTGGATCTATTGCTAATATTCCGCCTGCATATGGGAAAAAAGCTCCCATACCAACACCTGAAATTACTACAGAGACAGCCATAGCTGCCGTTCCTGGTATTCCAGCTATTCCCAAAGAACTTATGGTAATTACTATTATTAGCATTACATAGAAGCTAAAATCCATCTGTGTACCCGACATATGTGCAATAGTTACAGCCATTAAAGCTGGGTAAATACCTGCACATCCATTCATACCCATATTCGAACCTAAACTCGTAACAAAGCTTGCTATTCCTTCATCAATTTTTAAGTTTTCTGTTAAAGATTCAACTGTTACAGGTAATGTACCTACACTTGATCTGGATGTAAGTGCTAACACCAAAGCTTTAGATACACCTTTTAAGTAAGTAATAGGATTAACTCCACTTAAGGTAATTATCATTAAGTGTATTATAAACATTATTAATATACTTACATATAAAGCAATAATAAAGTCTATTACATCAAATATGGCAGAAACACCACGTCCTACTATTGCATTAGCCATCATCGCTACAACTGCATATGGCATAAATTTAATTACAGTTATTGATACACTTATAATTATTTTATAAAAAGCTTCTACAAAATCTACAAAAGGTTTAATAGCTTGAGCATGCTTGTTGTTTAATCTTTTTATTGCTAAACCTATAAAAGTCGCAAACACTACTATAGCTACTATATTAGCTTCTGCCATTGCTTGTACTGGATTTGATGGTAGTAAATTTCTTAAAGTATCTACAACAGGTGTTATTTCTTTCATTTGATTTACAGATGATGATATTACTGTATCTGATACCCCTAGTTTAAATAAATTACCAACTATTATTCCAACTGTTGCTGCTATGGCAGTAGTTCCAAGTAACATTCCAACAGATCTAAACGTTAACTTTCCTATATTTTCACTACTTTTTAAATTCATAATTACTCTTACTATGGATAAAAACACTATAGGTACTACTAACATTTTTAACAAGTCCATAAATCCATATCCAAATAGACCATACCACTTGCCTACCTCGGTTAACCAAATTACTTTACTAGGATCACTAGGGAATTTAGCCATATATTGTATTGCTACACCTAAGAATACCCCTATTATTGTTGATGATATCATTAACTTAGTAAAATCTAATTTTTTACTTAATTTTTTAAGCACAGAAAATATTATTATTAATGCTACTATTGAAATTAAAGTTAGTACATTAGTTATCATCAAAAATTGTGAAAAAAATGTAGAACTCATATTTATACTTCCTTTCTTTTTATTTTTATTATGTATACACTATACTAAGAAAGGATTTTTGTATCAACTAGGCACTTTTTTGTAACTATATTATTTTCCACAAGACAAATTATTATTACTCCATGAAATCATATTTTCTACAATAGGAGGTAAATTTAATCCTGATTCACTTAAATAATAAGTAGATTCTATTGTGTTATTACTTACTTTTTTATATAACAATCAATAATTCTCCAAATCTTATTTTATTACCCTAAAGTTCCAATATTACTTTCTTTTAATATTTTTATACCAATTTTATTATTAATATAAAAGTTCTAAACAAAATCCATATAATAGATTTTAAAAAAAGAGCTATAACACCAATAATTAGTGAAATAACTCTTTTTACATTAAATAATTATCTTATAAATATGATTCTGTTTATCAATTAAATTATCTTTATGTATAAACCCTTCTAGTATATACATTTCTTTACCATCTTTAAATACTATTACTGTTGGAGCGGTTGATGCAACAAATTTTTCTGTTAACTCTATACTTTCATTAATATCAACTTTATATAAATCTGCTTTATCTTCCCTTTTTTATGCTTATAATTATTACATATTTAAAAATAATGTTTTTAAATATCTTATTCCCTAAATATACAAATCATTTTTCTCATCGATTACATTTTTCAATATTAATAAGTTAAAAATCCCCCATAAAGAATATTTAATTTCATTAGATCATTTTTAATATTTATATTTATCTAATTTTCAATAATTTTCTGCTTTCTTTACAGTATCCTTTGTCTTTTATTAAACATAAGATATTATTAATTTCATATTCAGATTCTGCATAAACCATAACTGCCAATTCATCATTATCGTCAATTATGTCATATTCATCTATACAAGCATTAATTAGAGATATTATTTCTTCTTTTCTAGGAGATTTAAATCTTAATAAAACTTGACACTTATTGTTAATTGTTTTTTCCACTTCAATTTTATCTTTTGTAAATTGATCTATATTAGCAATTCTATTGTCAAAAATATCTATAACATCTGCATAAACGGCACTACCTGTAGGTTCTTTTCCTGCTCCTTTGCCCACAAAAGATAATTCTCCAACAGAATCTCCATTAAATACAACTATATTATATTCGTTATCTATTTGAGATAATAAGTTATCATTGTCAACAAGAACAGGTCTTACAAAACCACTAACCTTTTCATTCTTCTTCTTACTTTGGCCAACTAGCTTAATTTTGCACCCCATTTTTTTCGCATAATTAATATCCTTCATATCAATTTTTGATATTCCTTCTAAATAAAAGTCTTTCCAATACACTCTACGATTGTAAGCCAAAGTTGATAAGATAGATAATTTTCTTGCTGCATCATATCCTTCCACATCCGCTTCTGGATTAGCTTCTGCAAAACCTAATTCTTGAGCTTCTTTTAATACTTCATCATAAGACAAACCTTCATTGTACATTTTGCTTAAAATAAAGTTTGTTGTTCCATTTAATATGGCATACATACTATCAATAGAATTACCTTCTAAAGACTCTGTTAAAGGTTTAAGAACTGGTATTCCACCTCCGACAGATGCTTCAAATTTAAGGCTTACATTATTTTCTTTTGCTAGCTTAACAAGTTTATCCCCATACTCTGCTAGCATATCCTTATTAGCTGTAACTACATTAATTTTGCTTTCCAATGCTCTTTTTATATATTCATATGAAGGATGTAAACCTCCCATTAATTCAACTAAAATATCAATATCTGCTTTAAATACATCCTCAATATTTTCAGTTATTATATTTGCATATTTAGAGGATTTATATTTATTTTTATCTCTTACTAATATGCTTGTTATTTCTATATTCCTTTTATTCTTATTTCCCTCAATCATTTGTACAAGACCTTTTCCCACTGTTCCATATCCAAGTATAGCTATCTTCATACTAAAACCTCCTTTTTATTTTACATAATAAATTTTTTCAATCAAAAAAGAGACTAATCTCTCATAAAGGGACGAGTCTCTCGCGGTTCCACCCAATTTAGTTTTATTATAAATAAAACTCACTTTAAACTTTAACGCAGCTTACGGTTAATCTTACTAAAATCAGTCAGATTTCTTCAGATTACAGCTCCTAGGTAGTTTTCAATCCCTCTAATTTGAAAAGCCTTACAGCCTATGAGCTTTTCTCTCTGATAATCGAATTAGATTTACTCTTCCTATTCATCGCTTTTAAATATTGACTTGTATTTTTCTTTAAATTAAAAAACTCGCCCTTATAAATAAGGACGAGATATCTTCCCGCGGTTCCACCTAAATTGATTTAAAATCCACTTAATGCTTTAACGCAGCTTACGGTTAATCTTACTGAAATCAATTAGATTACTTCAGATCACAGCTCCTAGGTAGTTTTCAATCCCTCTAATTTGAAAAGCCTTACAGCCTATGAGCTTTTCTCTCTGGTAATCGAATTAGATTTACTCTTCCTATTCATCGCTTTTATAACTCTAAATTATATTAAATTAATATTATAAGAATTATTACTAAATGTCAAGATAATTTTTAATTTATTAATCATAATATATTAAAAATTATAATAAGTGATACAAATTCATCTTATTTTTCTTTTATATAACCTTGCATTTATTTCACAACCAATTAATATAGTCCAACTGCTTA
Proteins encoded:
- the leuA gene encoding 2-isopropylmalate synthase, with product MNFDCKKYKRPNFQPKNFKNREWPDNEIVSAPIWCSVDLRDGNQSLPIPMSVDEKIEMFNMLLEVGFKEVEIGFPSASQTEYDFLRKLIDENLIPDDVTVQVLTQSREHLIVKTFEALKGCKKAIVHLYNSTSILQRDVVFNKSKEEIIDIAVEGAEIFNREAKKYAEINFQYEYSPESFTGTEMDYALEICEAVMDVWKPTPENKMIINLPSTVEMTTPNLYADQIEWFSNTVKNRECVIISLHPHNDRGTSVAACELGLLAGADRIEGTLFGNGERTGNLDIITTAMNMYSNGINPELDFSNISDITDIYKKCTKLDVHVRHPYAGGLVFCAFSGSHQDAIRKGMKARDERKEYEWKVPYLPIDPHDLGREYTEIIRINSQSGKGGAIYIMENEFGFNIPKNMHKYFGRVVKQSSDKRGKELSPKEIYDLFNEWYIDIATPYKLKKYRINSVNSDVYDIKNCAENNILELEAIINFEGGDYVIKGEGNGPIDAFNNALKQKELKNYKFKNYYEHALSDGSHAKGVAYVEIEEGNEPYFGVGISENINTAAINALMNAINKSYMKMII
- a CDS encoding cytochrome c biogenesis protein/redoxin, which codes for MEKLNLVVVFIEGLLSFLSPCILPILPIYLSMLSNSSIENMKKGSFVTSSLFRNTLFFTLGISTTFFILGSSVNVLSSFFSANKNLITMIGGAIIVFMGLFYMNIIKVNFLNKEKRFQMKAKKMNPISSFLLGFTFSFGWTPCIGPILASVLIMSSSSNSSSFSYLLIGIYTIGFISPFILMSLFYNKLINKIDKVKNHMDTIKKFGGLILIISGLVMFSGGFTNNLNTSKMENQNKSESSQSTTAQEDAKKVEALDFTLYDQYGKEHKLSDYKGKTVFLNFWATWCPPCRGEMPYIEELYKEYNKNKDDVVILGVASPNVGSEGSQEEIEKFLDEEGHTFPTLFDEGGSQIYQYGISSFPSTFIIDKNGYIIQYVPGAMNKETMKALIESGK
- a CDS encoding NAD(P)/FAD-dependent oxidoreductase yields the protein MRYDIAIVGSGPAGLAASINAKIRNKNIILFGNDNASVKITKAPSIENYLGFEEITGVQLKDKFISHVKSMGVKITEKRINNIYSMGDYFTLVSGEDMYEATTVVLATGVEYGKMIRGEEKYLGKGVGYCATCDAALYRNKKVAIIGSNHEGEEDANFLSEIASEVYYIPTYKMTNNLNESIKIIEDRPVEIKGDKLANKLVLRNQELDIDGIFVIKDSVSPKYMVPGVEVDGPHIKCDKDMKTNIAGLYAAGDCAGKPYQYLKSAGQGQTAVLSAISYLDKKRIEERNKE
- a CDS encoding C40 family peptidase: MIRGTKVMTGLTIMGTVISISSVYADNQEGIVNTSVLNIRNGPSTSYTIITQVKLGNKLQILGKKDGWYKVKLSNGTTGYGSSQYININENNASSDNSINMEGKKGQIKVNGSLNVRKGPSTDYAVVAKLRNNEIVNLLEKSNGWYKVKLSNGIIGWTSGDYISIYTGSTSNPESSTNVQKVQSIVKMAHEQLGKPYVWGAEGPNSFDCSGLVHYIFGKHKIQTPRVSRDQYKIGKTVSKSNLQPGDLIFSSTASDGQVTHVGIYVGNGQMIHAPNSKSVVKKVDINNSYWKSVYVGAKRIL
- a CDS encoding cation:dicarboxylate symporter family transporter, which encodes MSSTFFSQFLMITNVLTLISIVALIIIFSVLKKLSKKLDFTKLMISSTIIGVFLGVAIQYMAKFPSDPSKVIWLTEVGKWYGLFGYGFMDLLKMLVVPIVFLSIVRVIMNLKSSENIGKLTFRSVGMLLGTTAIAATVGIIVGNLFKLGVSDTVISSSVNQMKEITPVVDTLRNLLPSNPVQAMAEANIVAIVVFATFIGLAIKRLNNKHAQAIKPFVDFVEAFYKIIISVSITVIKFMPYAVVAMMANAIVGRGVSAIFDVIDFIIALYVSILIMFIIHLMIITLSGVNPITYLKGVSKALVLALTSRSSVGTLPVTVESLTENLKIDEGIASFVTSLGSNMGMNGCAGIYPALMAVTIAHMSGTQMDFSFYVMLIIVITISSLGIAGIPGTAAMAVSVVISGVGMGAFFPYAGGILAIDPILDMGRTMLNVNGSMTSTVVVAKSLNKINKKE
- a CDS encoding homoserine dehydrogenase codes for the protein MKIAILGYGTVGKGLVQMIEGNKNKRNIEITSILVRDKNKYKSSKYANIITENIEDVFKADIDILVELMGGLHPSYEYIKRALESKINVVTANKDMLAEYGDKLVKLAKENNVSLKFEASVGGGIPVLKPLTESLEGNSIDSMYAILNGTTNFILSKMYNEGLSYDEVLKEAQELGFAEANPEADVEGYDAARKLSILSTLAYNRRVYWKDFYLEGISKIDMKDINYAKKMGCKIKLVGQSKKKNEKVSGFVRPVLVDNDNLLSQIDNEYNIVVFNGDSVGELSFVGKGAGKEPTGSAVYADVIDIFDNRIANIDQFTKDKIEVEKTINNKCQVLLRFKSPRKEEIISLINACIDEYDIIDDNDELAVMVYAESEYEINNILCLIKDKGYCKESRKLLKIR